Proteins found in one Aethina tumida isolate Nest 87 chromosome 1, icAetTumi1.1, whole genome shotgun sequence genomic segment:
- the LOC109594857 gene encoding WASH complex subunit 4 has product MWEPSNITEKKLNSETHKIIAENQLRKYKAFLDKYVEDTSSYEKKLSNTNNVTYKPIILTVEATECIPILHLVHSDNKILSKILGSLAAICEEINLLAKESESLYNDFVLYGNEEGGSNIENIESVSKVIDSLQKALSFVERCQQVAILLLKQLSCILGKGYYTTTSTCNFTEMLNHFSKLLVCLVTLEALFENQALQEHLILYRKCVRNMLHNSKYNISKENIKLFEKVIVRIQNELMSSRIFKDTLECFLEDKLIGVLKNCSLNAEFIAYINCILYDFERDEDNISNNQMWMQLNVITVFSMYIFGNVDKKIIRRIFEINKKISACNLVGNIMWYPEAFFLKHVQTVNKFIDEKSIDIHRIQHITNKYQALSKDSQLILAQACCLMIDIERVTKKRYLQPSNLQEICNLFLDTLKFTHKLNAQIRLLINIHTEKPITMTKSVLSSLCKFIELLKGIELLFVRNYSALSNLLIMLTQQLSYKALTILQNIRKNCTQEKSYKEHQLDVLSSLNVCEHSLKGPNTSQRFIIANLALSASGLPTDTLFSLRLAIHQLEVISYFEKFLNNYCDASFIYWHQLYLLPVYYSKLMSTKCNIARCYLILSALTDCSSLCDKEKLREKNDSELKLNVTTPLNQIVETNLRLQTHQHLELPPFDPIQNYFPLNFYKFLPSAINHQYKNIKCETEHYLSGMFYNLTTVVLHNWKTYGEMRRLALLQYGLETVDDNLPMQTLEQGLDVLEIMRNINVFVSKYLYNLNTQVFIEESSNNKHLNTINISHVANSIRTHGLGIMNTTVNFTYQYLRTQFYIFSQFMFDEHIKSRLLKDLRFFAEHKNEFNQMYPYERAEKFHFGIRKLGLNQNGQSYLDLFRKVITHIGNAMGYVRLIRSGGRRCLADGTCFIPDLKGIDELKTLLDDNNLPELSKVAADGVKNDLDNFVESFEEATEYFKLLVKVFVPSVRNKNNVHLKNFYIIVPPLTINFIEHSLSNKDRLNKKNKTECAFTDDGFALGLAYIIELLDQESQLSSLHWFHSIQRKFKNDRLKLDKQRASSVNDNTKLKETLSLTEKRISTFEKEFQLLYYSFNSARLFFQS; this is encoded by the exons atgtgGGAACCTTCGAATATTACCGAGAAGAAACTAAATTCAGAGACTCACA AAATTATAGCGGAAAATCAGTTACGTAAATACAAGGCTTTTTTGGATAAATACGTTGAGGACACTAGTAGTTATGAGAAAAAATTAAGCAACACTAATAATGTTACATATAAGCCAATTATTTTGACTGTCGAGGCAACCGAATGCATTCCAATTCTGCATCTAGTGCACTCAGACAACAAGATACTGAGTAAAATTCTTGGAAGTTTGGCTGCTATATgcgaagaaattaatttattagccaAGGAAAGTGAGAGTTTGTAtaatgattttgttttatatggaAATGAag agGGTGGTagtaatattgaaaacattgaATCAGTGAGTAAAGTCATAGATTCTTTGCAAAAAGCCCTCAGTTTTGTGGAAAGATGTCAACAAGTGGCAATTTTGTTGCTGAAGCAATTAAGCTGCATTCTTGGTAAAGGGTATTATACAACAACCTCAACATGCAATTTTACA GAAATGCTTAATCACTTTTCAAAACTCTTGGTTtgtttagttactttagaagctttatttgaaaatcaaGCTTTACAAGAGCACTTAATACTCTATAGAAAATGTGTTAGAAATATGTTACACAATTCCAAATACAACATATCTAAAGAGAATATCAAGTTATTTGAAAAAGTTATTGTAAGGATACAAAATGAGTTAATGTCTAGTAGGATTTTTAAG GATACTCTTGAATGCTTCCTAGAAGATAAACTAATAGgtgtgttaaaaaattgtagtcTGAATGCAGAGTTTATTGCTTATATAAACTGTATTCTTTATGATTTTGAAAGAGACGAagataatattagtaataatcaAATGTGGATGCAACTGAATGTAATAACTGTGTTctcaatgtatatttttggcaatgttgacaaaaaaattattaggagAATATTTGAGATTaacaaaaag ATTTCTGCCTGTAATTTGGTGGGAAATATAATGTGGTATCCAGAAGCTTTTTTCTTAAAGCATGTCCaaactgttaataaatttatagacgAAAAAAGTATTGACATACATAGAATTCAGCATAtaactaacaaatatcaagCTCTGTCTAAGGATTCTCAGTTAATTTTAGCTCAG gcaTGCTGTCTGATGATTGATATAGAAAGAGTAAcgaaaaaaagatatttacaGCCAAGTAACTTACAGGAAATATGTAATCTTTTCCTGGATACTCTGAAATTTACTCACAAGTTAAATGCACAAattcgtttattaattaatatacatacagAAAAACCTATTACCATGACAAAATCAGTGCTTTCCTCcttgtgtaaatttattgagCTACTTAAAGGAATTGAGCTTTTGTTTGTGAGAAATTATAGTGccctttctaatttattaataatgctgACTCAACAATTATCCTACAAAGCATTAACCATTTTGCAaaacattagaaaaaattgtacCCAAGAGAAATCTTATAAAGAACATCAACTTGATGTCTTGTCATCATTGAATGTGTGTGAACATTCGCTTAAAG gtCCCAACACCTCTCAAAGATTTATCATAGCGAATTTGGCCTTGTCAGCGAGTGGTTTACCTACTGAtactttatttagtttaagacTGGCAATACATCAGTTAGAAgtaatatcatattttgaaaaatttctcAATAATTACTGTGATGCGTCGTTTATATATTGGCATCAGCTTTATTTGCTACCTGTTTATTATTCTAAACTTATGTCCACTAAATGTAATATCGCCAGATGCTAT TTAATACTAAGTGCTTTAACTGATTGCTCATCACTATGCGACAAGGAGAAGTTAAGGGAGAAAAATGattctgaattaaaattaaatgtaacaacGCCGCTTAATCAAATCGTCGAAACGAATCTTAGATTGCAGACACACCAGCATCTCGAACTACCACCGTTTGATCCCATTCAAAATTACTTcccattaaacttttataaattcctTCCATCCGCAATTAACCATCAATACAAGAACATTAAATGCGAAACTGAACATTATTTGAGCGGGATGTTTTACAACCTCACCACTGTTGTCCTCCATAACTGGAAAACTTATGGTGAAATGCGAag GTTGGCTCTGCTACAATATGGCTTGGAGACGGTTGATGACAATTTACCCATGCAAACTCTGGAACAAGGCTTGGATGTTCTGGAGATAATGAGAAATATTAACGTTTTTGTCAGCAAATATCTCTATAACCTTAACACGCAGGTGTTTATTGAAGAATCCAGCAATAACAAACATCTAAACACTATAAACATATCCCACGTCGCAAATTCGATTAGGACTCACGGACTTGGCATTATGAACACGACTGTTAATTTCACTTATCAGTATTTAAGAAcacagttttatatattttctcagTTTATGTTTGATGAACACATAAAATCCAGGTTGCTCAAGGATTTGCGGTTTTTTGCagaacataaaaatgaattcaatCAAATGTATCCATATGAAAGGGCTGAAAAGTTTCACTTCGGTATACGAAAATTGGGATTAAATCAAAATGGGCAGAGTTATTTGGATCTTTTTAGAAAAGTTATCACTCACATAG GTAATGCCATGGGTTACGTCAGATTGATCAGGTCGGGCGGTAGAAGATGTCTAGCTGATGGCACTTGTTTCATACCAGACTTAAAAGGCATAGATGAGCTAAAGACCTTATTAGATGATAATAATTTGCCAGAATTGTCAAAAGTCGCCGCAGATGGTGTCAAAAATGACTTGGACAACTTTGTGGAGAGTTTTGAGGAAGCAACTGAGTACTTTAAGCTTTTGGTAAAAGTTTTTGTACCTAGTGTCCGAAACAAGAATAATGTCCATTTAAAGAACTTTTATATCATTGTTCCACCtttgacaataaattttatagaacatTCTTTAAGCAACAAGGACAGACtgaacaagaaaaataaaactgaatgtGCCTTTACTGATGATGGCTTTGCTCTtg GTTTGGCCTATATTATTGAACTATTGGATCAAGAGAGTCAACTCAGTTCTTTACATTGGTTCCATTCAATACAGAGAAAGTTTAAGAATGATAGACTGAAACTAGATAAACAAAGGGCTTCTTCTGTTAACGACAATaccaaattaaaagaaactcTCAGTTTAACGGAAAAACGTATCAGCACCTTTGAAAAG gAATTCCAACTGCTTTATTACAGCTTTAATAGTGCCAGATTATTTTTCCAATCATAA